One segment of Primulina tabacum isolate GXHZ01 chromosome 6, ASM2559414v2, whole genome shotgun sequence DNA contains the following:
- the LOC142548167 gene encoding pseudo histidine-containing phosphotransfer protein 6-like: MLGFHVERLLAEMNRLLALLFHQGVLDEQFLQLQQLQDESSPNFVSEVVNIYFHESEKLLKNLRALLADRELSDYKRMGIHLNQLMGSSSSIGAKRVRNVCVAFRAASDQTNWPGCLRALELLEYEYCYLKNNLHELFQVEQQRILASSVRHPVHQQQHPNNQ, translated from the exons ATGTTGGGGTTCCATGTGGAGCGTTTGCTGGCCGAAATGAACCGGTTGCTGGCTTTACTCTTCCACCAG GGAGTGTTGGATGAGCAGTTCTTGCAGCTGCAGCAGCTGCAAGATGAATCATCTCCAAACTTTGTCTCCGAGGTTGTCAACATATACTTCCACGAGTCTGAAAAGCTATTGAAGAACCTCAGAGCATTGTT GGCAGATAGAGAGTTATCGGACTACAAGAGAATGGGAATACATTTGAATCAATTAATGGGAAGCAGTTCGAGCATTGGTGCCAAAAGAGTGAGGAATGTGTGCGTCGCCTTTCGCGCTGCTTCCGACCAAACCAACTGGCCTGG GTGCTTAAGAGCGTTGGAACTCCTCGAATACGAGTACTGTTACCTCAAGAACAATCTGCACGAACTGTTCCAGGTCGAACAACAGAGAATCCTAGCTTCCTCCGTCAGGCACCCAGTGCACCAGCAACAACATCCTAATAATCAGTAG